A part of Azospirillum thermophilum genomic DNA contains:
- the rpoH gene encoding RNA polymerase sigma factor RpoH, translating to MLKKLLTGENASLTRYVEESKRFPILAPEAERTLAVAWRDKGDAGALERLVGSHLRLVIKIARGFGGYGLPLVDLVAEGNVGLMQAAQKFDPDRGFRFATYATWWIRAAIQEYILHSWSLVKMGTTAAQKKLFFNLRRLKSQMEELEQGDLSPETVTAIATELDVPETEVVEMNRRLSSNDSSLDATLSADGETNWLELLADERPTQDAMLAEADELALRRRLVGQALERLDDRERRILFERRLKDDPSTLEALSQQFSVSRERVRQIEVRAFEKLQKAVLSAAQALRRPTAHHATA from the coding sequence CGCTTCCCGATCCTCGCACCGGAAGCGGAGCGCACCCTGGCCGTCGCCTGGCGTGACAAGGGGGACGCCGGGGCGCTGGAGCGCCTGGTCGGCAGCCACCTCCGCCTCGTCATCAAGATCGCCCGCGGCTTCGGCGGATATGGCCTGCCGCTGGTCGATCTGGTGGCGGAAGGCAATGTGGGGCTGATGCAGGCCGCGCAGAAATTCGATCCCGACCGCGGCTTCCGCTTCGCCACTTACGCCACCTGGTGGATCCGCGCCGCCATCCAGGAATACATCCTGCACAGCTGGTCGCTGGTGAAGATGGGCACCACCGCCGCCCAGAAGAAGCTGTTCTTCAACCTGCGCCGCCTCAAGAGCCAGATGGAGGAACTGGAGCAGGGCGACCTCTCCCCCGAAACCGTCACCGCCATCGCCACCGAACTGGACGTGCCGGAGACCGAGGTGGTGGAGATGAACCGCCGCCTGTCCTCCAATGACAGCTCGCTCGACGCCACCCTGTCGGCCGACGGCGAGACCAACTGGCTGGAGTTGCTGGCCGATGAGCGCCCGACCCAGGACGCCATGCTGGCGGAGGCCGACGAGTTGGCCCTGCGCCGCCGGCTGGTCGGACAGGCGCTCGAACGGCTCGACGACCGCGAGCGCCGCATCCTGTTCGAGCGCCGCCTGAAGGACGATCCCTCGACGCTGGAGGCGCTCAGCCAGCAGTTCTCCGTCTCGCGGGAGCGGGTCCGGCAGATCGAAGTCCGCGCGTTCGAGAAGCTGCAGAAGGCCGTGCTCAGCGCGGCCCAGGCGCTCCGCCGTCCGACGGCGCACCACGCGACCGCCTGA
- a CDS encoding globin-coupled sensor protein, with amino-acid sequence MLNAAQTQSIIDRITFLRIDETTKAVLREFQPYLAQRIDQILEEFYSYLRTVPQVSHLLASPSTVQHARDMQKQHWLRNVFTGTFDDSYMAQVLKIGQAHQRIGLEPRWYMGAYCFTMNKLVELAAQVYRKKPERLAQLLQAINKAVFLDMDLATSVYVDLNTAAIISRELGSTADSFEMEVKGVVQAVASAAQQLQGTAQNMSRMAEETSTQSTVVAAAAEEASVNIQTVAAAAEELTASIGEISHQVSQSAAIASEAMSEAERTNATVQGLADAASRIGQVVKLIHDIASQTNLLALNATIEAARAGEAGKGFAVVASEVKSLANQTAKATEEINAQIGAVQGATQEAVGAIRSISGTIARINDISTSIASAMEEQGAATTEIARNVQQASIGTREVSETIVQVNSSAAEAGNEARNMLEATTELNRQSQTLRAEVDRFLARVRAG; translated from the coding sequence ATGTTGAACGCCGCCCAAACCCAGTCGATCATCGACCGCATCACCTTCCTGCGCATCGACGAGACCACCAAGGCGGTCCTGCGCGAGTTCCAGCCTTATCTGGCGCAGCGGATCGATCAGATCCTGGAGGAGTTCTACAGCTATCTCCGCACCGTGCCGCAGGTCTCCCACCTGCTGGCCAGCCCCAGCACGGTGCAGCACGCCCGCGACATGCAGAAGCAGCACTGGCTGCGCAACGTCTTCACCGGCACCTTCGACGACTCCTACATGGCGCAGGTGCTGAAGATCGGCCAGGCGCACCAGCGAATCGGATTGGAACCGCGCTGGTACATGGGCGCCTACTGCTTCACCATGAACAAGCTGGTGGAGCTCGCCGCCCAGGTCTACCGCAAGAAGCCGGAACGGCTCGCCCAACTGCTGCAGGCGATCAACAAGGCGGTGTTCCTCGACATGGACCTGGCGACCTCGGTCTATGTCGACCTCAACACCGCGGCCATCATCTCGCGCGAACTGGGCAGCACCGCCGACAGCTTCGAGATGGAGGTGAAGGGGGTCGTGCAGGCCGTCGCGAGCGCCGCCCAGCAGTTGCAGGGCACCGCCCAGAACATGAGCCGCATGGCCGAGGAGACCAGCACACAGTCCACCGTCGTCGCCGCCGCCGCCGAAGAGGCCTCGGTCAACATCCAGACCGTGGCCGCCGCCGCCGAGGAGCTGACGGCCTCGATCGGCGAGATCAGCCATCAGGTCAGCCAGTCCGCCGCCATCGCCAGCGAGGCCATGTCGGAGGCGGAGCGCACCAACGCCACCGTCCAGGGTCTTGCCGATGCCGCCAGCCGCATCGGGCAGGTGGTCAAGCTGATCCACGACATCGCCAGCCAGACCAACCTGCTGGCCTTGAACGCAACGATCGAGGCGGCACGCGCAGGCGAAGCCGGCAAGGGCTTCGCCGTGGTGGCGTCGGAGGTCAAGAGTCTCGCCAACCAGACCGCCAAGGCGACCGAGGAGATCAACGCGCAGATCGGCGCCGTCCAGGGCGCGACCCAGGAGGCGGTGGGAGCGATCCGCTCGATCTCCGGCACCATCGCCCGCATCAACGATATCTCCACCTCCATCGCCAGCGCCATGGAGGAGCAGGGAGCCGCCACCACCGAAATCGCCCGCAATGTCCAGCAGGCGTCGATCGGCACCCGGGAGGTCAGCGAGACGATCGTGCAGGTCAACAGCTCCGCCGCCGAGGCCGGGAACGAGGCGCGCAACATGCTTGAAGCGACGACCGAGCTGAACCGCCAGTCGCAGACCCTGCGGGCGGAGGTCGACCGTTTCCTGGCACGGGTCCGGGCCGGCTGA